GGGCGGCAACTTGCGCTTCTACAACGAGTCGGTGACGATGCCCGGCAACATCCAGCCGAACGAGATTCTGGAGGTTCACCTCCTGCCGAACGGCAGGCTCATCGATGGGAGCGCCGGGGAGGACTGGGAGTACACCGATTACGCGGGGAACGGCGTCAAGGACATCCCGGTGGGCCGGTACGACCTGTGGGCGTTCGTCGTGAACAAGGACGGCACGAGAACGCCCCTCAAGCTCAAGGCGGACAACAGCGTGCAGAAGACGACGTGGGGCACGAAGATCACCGTGCTCTTCGACGGCATTCCGGACTGCGGGCACTACGCCACCTTCCTCGAAACACCCATCGCCGTGTCCCGCTGAGTGGGAGGAGGACGATGACTGAAGCCGAGAACCTTCGCACCCGTATCCGCCGGGCGTTCACGGACGTGACACTGGGTGGGGGGGTAACCCTCCGCGAGGCGCGGGTGCTCGACCGGTACGGTTCGTTTCGGGAGCGGGAGCGGGCCCGCGCCCTCGACTTCCAGGGGCCGTGGTGGGAGGTGTCGGGCGAGGATCTCGAGATGCACCGTCCGTTCAGTTTTCTGGACGCGGTAGGTTTCGCGTACTACGCGCCCGCGTACCTGACGCATGTGCTCTCGCACGACCCGCTGTATGCCACGGACACAGCCGACACGGTGTTGCTCGGTCTGTGGCCCCGGTACAGCGTTGCGAGGTTCGGGGGAATCACCGCCGAGCAGGCGGCCGTGATCGCCGCTTACCTCGAGTACGCCGAGACGCAGGACCCCATTCTGGAGTGCCGTGCAGCCGTGTATACGGACGCCTGGGTGTACTGGGCCCGGCGTGCGCAGCACCCGTGAACTGGCCGCGGAAGATCGGGAACTGGGGCGTTTGTCGCAAACAAGGACGGCACGAAGACGCCCCTGAGGCTCAGGGCGGACCACCAGGGGCAGAAGACGCTGTGGAGCACCAGGATCACCATCCTATTCGGCGGCCTCCCGGATTGCGGCCACGTGCGACCCGCCTGGCGACGCCCATCGCCATCTCCTCCTGAGGATGTCGAGCACGGAGCAGGAAGAGCGGAGCCTGGACGTGAGGCTCCCGCTCTTCCGCACTCATTCGAACTTCAGGAACTGATGAAGCTGATCGGATACTCCTGCTCGGCTTCGAGGCCGTACCCTCCGACCTTCCCCCCATCGGAAACGGACGCTTTGGCCCCCACATCCACGAGTTGCAGGGAACGATCGACAGTGAGATAACAGCCAGCCTTTCCGCCTGGCCCGACCTGGTACGCGCCGACTTCCAGGCCAGCTTTCACTCCCGCGAACACCGTCATATGGCCCTCGAAGGCGAATTCGACTTCTGCGAACGAGTCGACCAGCACGAGCCCCGGCCCTTCCACTTCGACGGCGACCTTTTCGCAATTGAAGCTGACCTCCGCAACGACGAAATCGAGCGTGACCTTGTAAGGATCACGAATCGGGCAGGGGCCTGGCTCTTCAAGCGACGCCGCGACCTCCTGCTCGAGTTCGGGCGTCTTGCCGCACGGCGTGGTCGCCTGCACGACTGTCCACAGGTCCGCGCCCTGCTGCGCTGGGACGAGCACATCCGTCTCGATGAGCGTCTCGACCCGACTTTGCAGTTCGAGCCTCAGGAGTTCATACGTGAGGGGATCGCTGACGTTGCCAATCAACCCCGTGAGGATGCGGTACGTCGGGCGAAACGCCTGAGCGGTGAGGCTATCGAGTTCGCGCATGCCCGCGCGCCACTTTCCGAAGGCCGTCGTCACGGCGGCGCACCGCAGGAGACGATGTCTTTCCTGGACCTCGTGTTGGCAACGCGTGTCACTTCCACAGGCGGCGACCTCGGGGATCTCAGCAAGAGTAGATTCTCCGATCACCTCGCCAAGCTGTTCGTTGATCGGGTCCATGAAGTGCACGTGCTGATCGACCTTGCTCCACAATGCTCGCACGGACGGCTCGGAGCGGTAGGCCTCGATGACGTGGGAGATGGCCGCGACGCGGGCGCTGGCAACGGCGTCTCCCGACGCGCCTCGCTGCCGCATCTGTTCGACGAGGGCATTCGTGCGGGCCGCCCGGCTCTGGGCCCGCTGCACGTACTCCAGGCGGAGCGCCTGCATTCTCCTCGCGTACTGTGGAAGTCCGGCAACGTCCCTTGGAAACGGCAGGGCGGGAAGGTGGCCGTCCTTCGCACGGGAAAGGTCGAACACGAGCGCGGAAGGTGCCCAATGCTCAACGCCCGCCTGGGCTTCACCTTCGTCCTGGGGACCGTTCATCGTGACGGGTTCGACCGGCTTTTCGGCAGCGTCCTTGGCCAGTTCAGGTGAGCGCCGCCGTCCTCCTCGCATGAAGCGCACCGCCTCCTGCGTTTTCTTCTGGGTGTACAGCGCAAGCGCGAGGTTGCGTTTCGCTTCGGACAGCCAAGCGTCGAGTTTCACGGCTTCGCGCAAGGCGACCTCCGCCTCCTTGTACCGTCCCACCAGGATCAGCGCCCGCCCTCGGTTGTTGAGCAGGACAGCGCGCGGGTGACCGCCGAGTTTCTCGGCCTCGGCGAGCAGGGCGAGGGCCTCGTTCGGCAAACCGAGCGTGGCGGTCAAGCCACCGAGGTTGACGAGGTG
This sequence is a window from Deinococcus apachensis DSM 19763. Protein-coding genes within it:
- a CDS encoding DUF6714 family protein — translated: MTEAENLRTRIRRAFTDVTLGGGVTLREARVLDRYGSFRERERARALDFQGPWWEVSGEDLEMHRPFSFLDAVGFAYYAPAYLTHVLSHDPLYATDTADTVLLGLWPRYSVARFGGITAEQAAVIAAYLEYAETQDPILECRAAVYTDAWVYWARRAQHP
- a CDS encoding tetratricopeptide repeat protein, with translation MKRALFFRPPHPARRRLRFGLMLFTLTTSHALGAAVGIEGSPVLRGVQDTQVFDDVSVNEDLQDAWSALGPKPVAFTPLPLPQAIANLEKLMDARGGKAARAKLEAVLKGRSALQASEIAAAAVLRQRPVAAVQALLFAHRAEPKRAAHLVNLGGLTATLGLPNEALALLAEAEKLGGHPRAVLLNNRGRALILVGRYKEAEVALREAVKLDAWLSEAKRNLALALYTQKKTQEAVRFMRGGRRRSPELAKDAAEKPVEPVTMNGPQDEGEAQAGVEHWAPSALVFDLSRAKDGHLPALPFPRDVAGLPQYARRMQALRLEYVQRAQSRAARTNALVEQMRQRGASGDAVASARVAAISHVIEAYRSEPSVRALWSKVDQHVHFMDPINEQLGEVIGESTLAEIPEVAACGSDTRCQHEVQERHRLLRCAAVTTAFGKWRAGMRELDSLTAQAFRPTYRILTGLIGNVSDPLTYELLRLELQSRVETLIETDVLVPAQQGADLWTVVQATTPCGKTPELEQEVAASLEEPGPCPIRDPYKVTLDFVVAEVSFNCEKVAVEVEGPGLVLVDSFAEVEFAFEGHMTVFAGVKAGLEVGAYQVGPGGKAGCYLTVDRSLQLVDVGAKASVSDGGKVGGYGLEAEQEYPISFISS